A genomic window from Candidatus Dependentiae bacterium includes:
- the rpsO gene encoding 30S ribosomal protein S15, with the protein MALHKDVKDKVIKDFGTSANDTGSSAVQVALLTESIRLLTGHCQKFPKDFSTKHGLLKKVCQRRGLLTYLERKDSAAYRQVIGRLGLKK; encoded by the coding sequence ATGGCATTACATAAAGACGTTAAAGATAAAGTAATTAAAGATTTTGGTACAAGCGCTAACGACACAGGATCATCAGCAGTACAAGTTGCACTGTTAACAGAATCCATTCGTTTATTGACTGGCCATTGCCAAAAATTTCCAAAAGATTTTAGTACCAAGCACGGATTGTTGAAAAAAGTATGTCAACGCCGCGGTCTTTTGACCTATCTTGAAAGAAAAGATAGCGCGGCCTATAGACAAGTTATTGGGCGTTTAGGCTTAAAAAAATAA